A window of the Diabrotica undecimpunctata isolate CICGRU chromosome 1, icDiaUnde3, whole genome shotgun sequence genome harbors these coding sequences:
- the LOC140437647 gene encoding protein SPMIP1-like: MSPHPRGIDPKLQNGWIYSIQREDKLRLRWFRKHEERLNEIANKSCSRIVPEEDKEKFAQEMIESLRNTQRFPRKKIDELEPREPSALHDYMKPVDPDLKKVLYGKDKDSREQYLRERAHIIPEKRYYLPECSSWIYGWNMWDTVKTMTKYPYAREEVIKNSFYRRRGVERDPDWYREPAMYSPTICMEN; this comes from the exons ATGTCGCCCCATCCAAGAGGAATAGACCCTAAACTCCAAAATGGCTGGATATATTCTATCCAGAGAGAAGATAAATTGAGACTTCGTTGGTTTCGTAAACACGAGGAGAGATTGAATGAAATAGCCAACAAGAGTTGCTCAAGGATTGTTccagaagaagataaagaaaaatttgCTCAAGAAATGATAGAAAGTCTTCGAAATACTCAAAGGTTTCCAAGAAAAAAGATCGACGAACTGGAGCCCAGAGAGCCAAGCGCATTGCATG ACTACATGAAACCTGTAGATCCAGATTTGAAGAAGGTTCTATACGGCAAAGACAAAGATAGTCGCGAACAATATCTCCGCGAAAGAGCTCACATAATTCCTGAGAAACGATACTATCTTCCTGAATGTAGCAGTTGGATTTATGGGTGGAATATGTGGGACACAGTGAAAACTATGACCAAGTATCCTTACGCAAGAGAAGAAGTCATAAAGAATTCATTTTATAGAAGAAGAGGGGTTGAAAGAGATCCAGATTGGTATCGTGAACCTGCAATGTATAGTCCAACGATCTGTATGGAAAACTAA